CCAGCTCGAACCGACCATCATCGAGCTGGGGCAAAGCTGTCAAAAAGTCGACTGCTGGGAAGCCATGGGCTGCAGCCAATCGGACTGCCCCCGCCTCGGGCGGCAACTCGACTTCCCCTGCTGGCTGCAGGTCGGCAACATCGGCGAAGGCACGGCCACCTGCCACGCCGCCGCCTCCGGCCAGGAGTGCCGCAACTGCCGGGTATTAGAAATGACCAACGGCGACGGGGAGACCATCAACGCCATCTTCCGCCTCTTCCACTCCATGAAGGGAAGCGCGGGGTTCCTCGACCTGAACCACATCGCCCGCGTCTCCCACGCCGCCGAGAGCCTTCTCGACCTGGTCCGCTCCGGAAAGATCCTGCTGAAGCCGGAGCACGTCGACTGGTTGTGCCAATCCAGCGACTTTGCCAAGGAGGCCCTTGAACAGGTGGAAGAACAGGGCAACGACGAGGGCATGGCCGAACCGGCCGAGATCCTCGCAAAATCCCTGGAGGAGGCCGCCGGGCAGGCCCTCGCCGCGGCGGCCGCCGGACCGGCCCCCGCCGCCGAAGAATCGCCCCCGAAGCAGGCCGCCCTCGACGATCCCGCCTCCCTGGTCACCCCGGACATGGTGGAGCGTTTCGTCCAGGAAGCGGACGAACTGCTGCAGGGGGTGGAGCAGGAATTCCTGAAGTGGACCGAGAACCCGGAGGCGGTCGATTTCGGCAGCCTGTTCCGGAACATCCACAGCCTCAAGGGAAACTGCGGCTTTTTCGGCTACGGTGCCCTGGAGCGCCTGAGCCACATGATGGAGACGATCCTGGAGGTCTGCAAATCGGGAGCGCCCCTGAGCGTCGCGAACCCGGCCGAGCTGCTCCTGGCCAACGTCGACCTGCTGCAGGCCGCCGTGGCCGACCTCTCCCGGGGCGGCGCCGGCCAGATCGAAAACCTCTCCGACCACCTCGAGCGCCTTCAGGCGCTGCTGCCGCCGGCCGAGGCCCCGGCCGGGGAGGACCGTCCGCCCCAGCTGCTCGGAGAGATCCTCGTCGAACAGGGGACGGTCTGCGCCGAAGCGGTCCAGTCGGCGATCGCCCTGCAGAAAAAGCCGATCGGCGAGCTGCTGGTGGACATGGGCGCCACCGACCCCCAGAAGGTGGAGAAGGCACTGCAGCAGCAGAAGAAAACCCCGCCGTCCAAGGGCCCTGCCGGAGCGAACAAGAAACCGGCCCAGGCGGTCAAGCGCAACGACATCCGGGTCGACCTGGAAAAGCTGGACGTTTTGATCAACCTCATCTGCGAGCTGGTCATCGCCGAGAACATGCTGATCCACAACCCCGAGATGGAGCACCTCGAGGTCGAGAGCTTCACCCGGGCCGGCCAGCAGATGAGCAAGATCGTCCGCGAGCTGCAGGAGCTGGCCATGTCGATCCGCATGATTCCGGTCACCGGCCTGTTCCGGCGCATGCTGCGCCTGGTGCACGACCTCTCGATCAAATCGGGCAAGAAGGTGGAGCTGCAGCTCTCCGGCGAGGAGACCGAACTGGACAAAACGGTCATCGAGACCATCACCGACCCCCTCGTCCACCTGATGCGCAACTCCATGGACCACGGCCTCGAACCCCCGGAGGAGCGCCTTCGGCTCGGCAAGCCGGAGAAGGGGTCGGTGCGCCTCGCCGCCCGCCACGAGGAGGGCGAGGTCTGGATCACCATCGAGGACGACGGACGCGGCCTGAACCGGGACAAGATCCTGGAGAAGGCGATCGCCAAGGGCCTGGTCGAGGGGGACGGCTCCGACATGAGCGACAAGGCGATCTACAACCTCATCTTCCAGCCCGGCTTCTCCACGGCGGACCAGATCACCGACATCTCCGGCCGGGGGGTCGGGATGGACGTGGTCAAGCAGAACCTGGACAAGATCAAGGGCAAGATCGAGGTCCACAGCAAGCCGGGCCTCGGAACCCGCCTGACCCTGCGCATCCCCCTGACCCTGGGGATCATCGACGGCATGATGGTCCGGGTCGCCGACACCAAGTGCATCGTGCCGACCCTGGCGATCCGCGAGGCCTTCCGCCCGGAGGCGGACCAGATCACCACCACCCCCGACGGCGAAGAGCTTGTGCGGGTGCGGGAGAGCTTCTTCCCCGTCACCCGGCTGCACAAGGTGCTGGACAAGACGCCCGACTCCGACCGCCTGGAAGACGGGATTCTCATCGTCCTGGAGTACCAGGACCGGGGGATCGCCCTGTTCGTCGACGAGATCCTGGGCCAGCAGCAGACGGTCATCAAGGGCCTCTCGGACTATATCGGCAACGTGCGCTGGTTCTCGGGCTGCACCATCCTCGGCGACGGGGAAGTCTGCCTCATCCTCGACGTGGGCCACTTTGTTGAACTGATGGGCAAGAAAGAATCGGCTGTCGCCTGATTTGACCCTCTGACCCGAAATCCTTAGGAGTAACTGCATGTTCGGACGCATGAAGCTGTCGACCAAGATCGTAAGCCTGAGCTGCGCCATTATCCTGGCCTTTACCGTCGCCATCCTGTGCCTCTACTCGGTGAGCCGCGACCGCCTGATCGACGCCCGCCACGCCAAGGTCCGCCATCAGGTGGAGACCGCCTGGGGGGTCCTGAACCACTTCGCCCAGCAGGCCAAGAGCGGGTCGCTTCCCCTGGAAGAGATCCAGCGCCAGGCCAAGCAGGCTGTCAAGGAGCTGCGCTACGGCGAGAGCGGCTATTTCTGGATCAACGACCTGGAGCCGCGCATGGTCATGCACCCGATCAAGCCGGAGCTCGACGGCAAGGATCTCTCCGGCTCGGCCGACCCCAACGGCAAGAAGCTGTTCGTCGCCTTCGCCGACACCTGCAAAAAGTCCGGGGAGGGCTTCGTCGACTACTTCTGGCCCAAGCCGGGCAACGCGGAGCCGGTGGCCAAGGCCTCCTACGTCAAGCTGCTCCCCGAATGGGGCTGGATCATCGGCAGCGGGCTCTACGTGGGGGACCTGAAGCAGGAACTGTTCAAGATGCTCCTCGTCGCCCTCGCCATTCTCGGCACCATTGCCGCGGCCGCCCTGCTCCTCGCCTACGGGGTCGGGCGCAAAATCTCCGGGGCCATGGCCAAAACGGTCCACATGATCGAGGAGATGGAAATGGGGCACCTCGAAACCCGGCTCAACCTGGACCGGGGGGACGAGATCGGCCAGATGGCCCGCACCATGGACGCCTTTGCCGACAGCCTGCAGCACGAGGTGGTGGCCGACCTGGAGATGCTCGCCCGCGGGGACCTCTCCTTTTCCGTCCAGCCCCGCGACGAAGAAGACGTCATCCGCGGCTCCCTGAGAAAGGTCGCCGAAGACCTCAACGACATCATGATCCAGGTGCAGAGCGGCGCCGAACAGATCGCCACCGGGGCGGTGCAGGTCGCCGAGGGAAGCCAGTCCCTCTCCGACGGCGCCACCCACCAGGCCAGCTCCCTGGAGCAGATCAGCGCCTCCATCAACCAGATGAGCTCCCAAACCAAGCAGAACGCCGACAATGCCGCTCAGGCCAGCCAGCTTTCGGGCCAGGCCCACGGAGCCGCCGAGCAGGGCAACCGGCAGATGCACGAGATGGTCCAGGCCATGGCCGAAATCAACCAGGCCGGGAAGAGCATCTCCAAAATCATCCAGGTTATCGACGAGATCGCCTTCCAGACCAACCTGCTCGCCCTCAACGCCGCGGTGGAGGCGGCCCGGGCCGGCAAACACGGCAAGGGCTTCGCGGTGGTCGCCGAGGAGGTGCGCAACCTGGCCGCACGCAGCGCCAAGGCCGCCCACGAAACCGCCGAACTGATCGAGGGGGCCGTCTCCAAGTCCCAGAACGGGGCGCAGATCGCCGACCGCACCGACCAGGCCCTGACCGAAATCGTCTCGACCGTCAGCAAGGTCACCGACCTGGTGGCGGAGATCGCCGCCGCCTCCAACGAACAGGCCGAGGGCATCGGCCAGGTCAACGACGGGCTCGGCCAGATCGACGGGGTCACACAGCAGACCTCGGCCAACGCCGAAGAGAGCGCCGCGGCCGCCGAGGAGCTTTCCAGCCAGGCAGGGCAGCTGCAGCAGCTGCTGCGGCGCTTCCGTCTGGCGGGTCATGCCCCCACCGAAGGACACCCCGAGATCCACCTTCTCCCCTGAGCCCCAACCGACAGCCATCGCACGGAGACAGAAACGATGAGCGAGAACACCGCAAAAATGAACATCGACCGCTTCGAAGAGGAAGAGGACACCCAGAAGGGGAAATTCCTCACCTTCCGGCTCGGCAACGAAGACTACGCCATAGAGATCCGCTATGTCACCGAGATCATCGGCATCCAGCGGATCACCGACGTTCCGGACATGCCCGATTACGTTCGCGGAGTGATCAACCTGAGGGGAACGGTGGTCCCGGTGATGGACGTGCGCTCCCGTTTCAGGCTCCCCCCCCGCGCATACGACGACCGCACCTGCATCGTGGTCGTTAACATGAACGATACTGCGGTCGGGCTGCTGGTGGACAAGGTCAACGAGGTCTCGGATATCCCCGACGCCCAGATCGAACCGCCGCCGCCCACCCAGGGCGAGAGCGCCCGCTGCATCCAGGGCCTGGGCAAGATGGGCGAAGAGGTCAAGATCATTCTCGACGTCGACCGGCTCCTCTTTCCTGAGGAGCGGGCGGGGCTCGGCGAAAGCGAAGGACAGGCGGCCTGACCGCCAGGGAGAAGAACGATGAAATTAGCGATTCGAGGCAAAATCCTCGCCGGCATGTTCGCGGTGGTCGCGGTCTTCGCGGCCTGCGGCGGCTTTTCCATGTTCCAGGCGCAGAGCGTCGCCGGCAAGGCCCGCTCCTTTATCGAGGACGACTGGGCCGCCACCGACCTGATCATGGAGACCCGCATCACCCTCGGCGAGGTGGCCAAGACGGTGACGGCCCCCCCCGCGGACCTCGATGCCGAAGGGTACATCCGGGAGACCCGGCAGGCCCTCGCGCAGATCGAAGAGGCGTTCCGGGCCAGCGTCCTCGACGCCGAGACCGTGGAGGAGATCAATCACCTCCTGGAGCGCTCCGCAGCCTACCTGGTGGAACCGCTGTCGACCTACGCCGAACCGATGGACCGGATGGAGGCGGCCGACGCCTCCGCCGAAGCGGTCATGGATGCCATCGGCCCGCTCGGCAGCATCGAGCTGGCCAGGATCCTCTCGACGGCGACCATGACCTTCAACGACGTCCTCATCAGCGGGGACCTGGAGGAGTTCGTCCGCTTCGACGAGGCGGCCTCCGCCATGGAGGAACACCCCGACTACGAAACCTTCCGGGAGCCCTTCCTGCGCTACCGGGCGTCCGCCGAGGCGGTCTTCGACGCGGCCATGGAGCTGGACGAAGCCAGGGGCATCTTCCTCTCCTCCGCCGACACCCTCGACCAGACCCTCGAAGAGTTCGAGGAGCGCTTCGCGGCGACCGTGGTCGAGCCTGAGAAGGCCGACATCCTCGCCCGGCTCGCCTCGATCGTCTGGGTCCTGCTGGGGGCGATCCTCGTTGCCGCCGTTATCGGCCTGCTCATCGGCTACTTCCTGGCCCGCAGCATCGCCCGCCCGATGGCCCGCACCGTGTAGATGATCGAGGAGATGGAGAGGGGTCACCTGGAGGGCCGCCTCCGGCTGCAGCGGAACGACGAGATCGGCCGCATGGCCCGCGCCATGGACGCCTTCGCCGACAGCCTGCAGAACGAGGTGGTCGACGCCCTGCAGCGGCTGGCCCGGGGGGACCTGACCTTCGAGGCCGTCCCCAGGGACGAAAAGGACCTGCTTCGCGGCACCCTGAAAACCGTCGGCGACGACCTCAACGGTGTCATGCTTCAGGTCCACACCTCGGGCCAGCAGATCGCCTCGGGCGCGGCCCAGGTCTCCGACTCGGGCCAGACCCTCTCTCAGGGGGCCACCACGCAGGCCAGCTCCCTTGAGGAAATCTCCGCCTCCATGAGCGAGATGACCGCCCAGACGAGCCAGAGCGCGGAAAACGCCGCCCAGGCCGACAAGCTCTCCAGCCAGGTGCGGGAAGCCGCCGAGCGGGGCCACGCCCAGATGGGGGAGATGGTCGGGGCGATGGGAGAGATCAACGAAGCGGGACGCAACATCTCCAAGATCATCAAAGTCATCGACGAGATCGCCTTCCAGACCAACCTGCTGGCGCTGAACGCCGCGGTGGAGGCGGCCCGGGCCGGCCAGCACGGCAAGGGCTTCGCGGTCGTCGCCGAGGAGGTGCGCAACCTCGCCGCGCGCAGCGCCAAGGCCGCCAAGGAAACAGCCGAGCTCATCGAAGGCTCGGTTGAGAAGACCGAGAACGGCACCCAGATCGCCGACCGCACCGCCGAGGCCCTGAAGGGGATCGTCGAGGGCATCGCCAAGGTCACCGGCCTGGCGACCGAGATCAGCGTGGCGGCCAGCGAGCAGGCCGAAGGGTTTTCCCAGATCAACCAGGGTCTGAGCCAGATCGACCAGGTGACGCAGAATAATACCGCCAGCGCCGAGGAGAGCGCCGCAGCGGCCGAGGAGCTCTCCGCCCAGGCCGCCCAGATGCAACAGATGCTCGCCAGGTTCCAGTTGCGGTCCCTGTCCGGGCGGATTGAGCCGGTGTCGCTCCCCGATACGCCGCCGCCCCTTCCGGAGGAGACGACCAGCAGCTGGGAGGAGATGCTCGAGAACGAGGCGCCCCCGCAGGCCGCACCGGCCGGGACGGTCATCGCCCTCGACGACGACGAGTTCGGCAAGTACTGATGCCTTTTGCAACCACCGACACGAAGGAGTGTCCCATGAAAACAGTTCAGGCAAACAGAGGGTGGAGATGGACCATCGGCCGCCAGATGGGCCTCATCGGCACCATCGGTCTGGCCGGCCTGCTGGCCCTGGGGGGGATCGGCTTCTGGGCCAGCTCCCACCTCTCCGACACCGCGGCGGGAGCCCTCGGCCGAGAGACCGACGCGCGCACCCTCTACGCCAGGACCTCCGCCGATGCCCTGGAAAGCGAAAAGCAGGCCCGTCTCCTGGGCAACCTGAATACGGAGCTGATCCTCCTCCTTCAGGCCGTGGTGGAGGGCCCCCTCTACCCCGAAAGGGGCATCAGCGCGGAGAACGTGCTGCAACAGGCCAAGGACGTGGTCGGCAAGGCGGAGATCGTACGCCTGGTTCCGGGGAGCGACAAGCCGATCCCCGGAACCAAGATGACCCTGGCCGACCAGATCGTCGGCAACTTCGTCGACGTCGAAACCCTGATCGAATTCGAGCTGCCCGACCTCTACGCCGAGGAACCGGGGAGCGATGCCTTCGCCCAGAAGCAGGGGGCCATCCTCGTCTCGATGACGAACATGTACTGGTTCATCTCGCGCACCCTCGGGGAGCTGGCCACGAACATCGACGCCGAGGTGGCCGAGGACCGGGCCAACCTGGCCCGGGTCACCGAGGAAACCAACCGCCTCACCGCCGCGGCGAAAGAGGGACTGGACGGGGCCTCGCACAAGGCGAGCCTGGCCCTTCTGGCGACCTTCCTGGCCACCGCCCTGATCCTGGGCCCCCTCTTCGCCCTGTTCCGCTCCCGCATCGTCACCCCCCTGAAAAAGACCGTGGCCATGGCCCGGGACCTGAACCGGGGCCGGGTGACCTCCCGCCTTCAGCTGGGCAAGCGGACCGACGAGTTCGCCGACATGGGCGAGGCCCTCAACGAGTTAGCCGACAGCCTGGAGCACGAGGTGGTCGCCGCCCAGCAGAGCCTGGCCCACGGCGACCTCACCTTCACCGTTACCCCCAAAGACGGCGAGGACAGGCTGCGCGGAGCAGTCAAAACCGTCGGCAAGGACCTCAACGACCTTCTCGTCCAGATCAGAAGATCCGGGGAGAGGATCGCCTCGGGCTCGAACCAGATCTCCGACTCGGGCCAGGCCCTCTCGGAAGGGGCCTCCACCCAGGCCAGCTCCCTGGAGGAGATTTCCGCCTCCCTCAACGAAATCGCCACCCAGACCAGGCTCAACGCCGAAAACGCCTCTCAGGCCGACCGCCTCTCCACCGAGGCCAAGGAAGTAGCCGAAAACGGCAACCGGCAGATGGTGGAGATGATCGAGGCGATGGGGGAGATCA
The nucleotide sequence above comes from Desulfuromonas sp.. Encoded proteins:
- a CDS encoding chemotaxis protein CheA, with protein sequence MSDQMFDDQMEIIREFVQESRDMIDQLEPTIIELGQSCQKVDCWEAMGCSQSDCPRLGRQLDFPCWLQVGNIGEGTATCHAAASGQECRNCRVLEMTNGDGETINAIFRLFHSMKGSAGFLDLNHIARVSHAAESLLDLVRSGKILLKPEHVDWLCQSSDFAKEALEQVEEQGNDEGMAEPAEILAKSLEEAAGQALAAAAAGPAPAAEESPPKQAALDDPASLVTPDMVERFVQEADELLQGVEQEFLKWTENPEAVDFGSLFRNIHSLKGNCGFFGYGALERLSHMMETILEVCKSGAPLSVANPAELLLANVDLLQAAVADLSRGGAGQIENLSDHLERLQALLPPAEAPAGEDRPPQLLGEILVEQGTVCAEAVQSAIALQKKPIGELLVDMGATDPQKVEKALQQQKKTPPSKGPAGANKKPAQAVKRNDIRVDLEKLDVLINLICELVIAENMLIHNPEMEHLEVESFTRAGQQMSKIVRELQELAMSIRMIPVTGLFRRMLRLVHDLSIKSGKKVELQLSGEETELDKTVIETITDPLVHLMRNSMDHGLEPPEERLRLGKPEKGSVRLAARHEEGEVWITIEDDGRGLNRDKILEKAIAKGLVEGDGSDMSDKAIYNLIFQPGFSTADQITDISGRGVGMDVVKQNLDKIKGKIEVHSKPGLGTRLTLRIPLTLGIIDGMMVRVADTKCIVPTLAIREAFRPEADQITTTPDGEELVRVRESFFPVTRLHKVLDKTPDSDRLEDGILIVLEYQDRGIALFVDEILGQQQTVIKGLSDYIGNVRWFSGCTILGDGEVCLILDVGHFVELMGKKESAVA
- a CDS encoding methyl-accepting chemotaxis protein → MFGRMKLSTKIVSLSCAIILAFTVAILCLYSVSRDRLIDARHAKVRHQVETAWGVLNHFAQQAKSGSLPLEEIQRQAKQAVKELRYGESGYFWINDLEPRMVMHPIKPELDGKDLSGSADPNGKKLFVAFADTCKKSGEGFVDYFWPKPGNAEPVAKASYVKLLPEWGWIIGSGLYVGDLKQELFKMLLVALAILGTIAAAALLLAYGVGRKISGAMAKTVHMIEEMEMGHLETRLNLDRGDEIGQMARTMDAFADSLQHEVVADLEMLARGDLSFSVQPRDEEDVIRGSLRKVAEDLNDIMIQVQSGAEQIATGAVQVAEGSQSLSDGATHQASSLEQISASINQMSSQTKQNADNAAQASQLSGQAHGAAEQGNRQMHEMVQAMAEINQAGKSISKIIQVIDEIAFQTNLLALNAAVEAARAGKHGKGFAVVAEEVRNLAARSAKAAHETAELIEGAVSKSQNGAQIADRTDQALTEIVSTVSKVTDLVAEIAAASNEQAEGIGQVNDGLGQIDGVTQQTSANAEESAAAAEELSSQAGQLQQLLRRFRLAGHAPTEGHPEIHLLP
- a CDS encoding chemotaxis protein CheW produces the protein MSENTAKMNIDRFEEEEDTQKGKFLTFRLGNEDYAIEIRYVTEIIGIQRITDVPDMPDYVRGVINLRGTVVPVMDVRSRFRLPPRAYDDRTCIVVVNMNDTAVGLLVDKVNEVSDIPDAQIEPPPPTQGESARCIQGLGKMGEEVKIILDVDRLLFPEERAGLGESEGQAA
- a CDS encoding methyl-accepting chemotaxis protein, with amino-acid sequence MIEEMERGHLEGRLRLQRNDEIGRMARAMDAFADSLQNEVVDALQRLARGDLTFEAVPRDEKDLLRGTLKTVGDDLNGVMLQVHTSGQQIASGAAQVSDSGQTLSQGATTQASSLEEISASMSEMTAQTSQSAENAAQADKLSSQVREAAERGHAQMGEMVGAMGEINEAGRNISKIIKVIDEIAFQTNLLALNAAVEAARAGQHGKGFAVVAEEVRNLAARSAKAAKETAELIEGSVEKTENGTQIADRTAEALKGIVEGIAKVTGLATEISVAASEQAEGFSQINQGLSQIDQVTQNNTASAEESAAAAEELSAQAAQMQQMLARFQLRSLSGRIEPVSLPDTPPPLPEETTSSWEEMLENEAPPQAAPAGTVIALDDDEFGKY
- a CDS encoding methyl-accepting chemotaxis protein, yielding MKTVQANRGWRWTIGRQMGLIGTIGLAGLLALGGIGFWASSHLSDTAAGALGRETDARTLYARTSADALESEKQARLLGNLNTELILLLQAVVEGPLYPERGISAENVLQQAKDVVGKAEIVRLVPGSDKPIPGTKMTLADQIVGNFVDVETLIEFELPDLYAEEPGSDAFAQKQGAILVSMTNMYWFISRTLGELATNIDAEVAEDRANLARVTEETNRLTAAAKEGLDGASHKASLALLATFLATALILGPLFALFRSRIVTPLKKTVAMARDLNRGRVTSRLQLGKRTDEFADMGEALNELADSLEHEVVAAQQSLAHGDLTFTVTPKDGEDRLRGAVKTVGKDLNDLLVQIRRSGERIASGSNQISDSGQALSEGASTQASSLEEISASLNEIATQTRLNAENASQADRLSTEAKEVAENGNRQMVEMIEAMGEINQSAQDISRIIKAIDEIAFQTNLLALNAAVEAARAGQHGKGFAVVAEEVRNLAARSAKAAKETAQLLESSSTKTDRGTVIADRTAKALNEIVAGVTQVTDLVGEISAAANDQAEGIAQVNQGLTQIDQVTQQNTATAEESAAAAQELAGLAGQQQQMLTRFRLTDSGEQAPQLTMPTPPSLPREPVSMGWDDLEGAKGGPSPEEPSPPGEGEGLVIALDDTEFGKY